The following proteins come from a genomic window of Athalia rosae chromosome 1, iyAthRosa1.1, whole genome shotgun sequence:
- the LOC105683763 gene encoding neprilysin-2 isoform X1: MTTNMKQTVIKNPTWWRRRSALERGLTITAVIGVLFCVALAIGLAVIASSAKSCDLANPVADNHEILPSTATAALGSNQALRPTVVISKDGNVNAAETYCFTPGCIHTASKVLDNLNPQVEPCDNFYEFSCGGFIEATTIPDDKTSVNSFSVISDKLQDQLRTSIEEPSSADEPKPFTLAKNLYKACMNKTAIEKAGLAPLRNIIEKLGRWPVLVGDSWNDNEFDWVDSVYKFRKLGYSVDYFIDFSIGIDLKNSTKRIIDLDQASLGLSREYLSKGLDDKIVKAYFDYMVDIAVILGANKERATQELKESLYFEIKLANISLPNEERRNATLLYNPTTVRELNERYPSVNWKDYINHLLPPTVQVDEDEVVIVNVPKYISDLEDLIKVTPKRVQANYVMWRVAGASVSYLNEEIRKRQLDYSTALSGKTEREARWKECIDIVSGSLSISTGALYVRKYFNENAKQNAVEMVADIRRQFTKILEKVEWMDETTRRSALEKAAAMSTHIAYPDELLDDKKLEEFYANLELSPDDYIGSILNLTLFGTEYSFEKLRKPVNKSEWISHGRPAVVNAFYSSIENSIQFPAGILQGTFFDNDRPKYMNYGAIGFVIGHEITHGFDDQGRQFDKDGNLVDWWEIETKDKYLEKAQCIINQYGNYTVESVGLNVNGINTQGENIADNGGIKEAYLAYKDWVERNGPEPKLPGLKYTPEQMFWISAANTWCSKYRPESMKLRITTGFHSPGEFRVLGPMSNMKEFAMDFNCPLGSVMNPEHKCSVW; this comes from the exons TAGCGGATAACCATGAGATACTGCCGTCCACAGCTACGGCCGCACTGGGATCCAATCAGGCGTTGAGGCCCACAGTAGTCATATCCAAAGATGGGAATGTCAACGCCGCCGAAACCTATTGTTTCACCCCCGGATGCATTCACACAG CGTCCAAGGTCCTAGACAACCTGAACCCGCAAGTCGAACCCTGCGATAACTTTTACGAATTTTCCTGCGGCGGGTTCATCGAGGCCACTACTATACCCGATGACAAAACTAGCGTCAACAGCTTCTCCGTTATCAGCGACAAGCTTCAGGATCAACTGAGAACGAGCATCGAGGAACCAAGTAGTGCCGATGAACCGAAGCCGTTCACCCTCGCCAAAAACTTGTACAAGGCTTGTATGAATAAGA ctGCTATCGAAAAGGCGGGTCTGGCGCCACTTCGCaatattatagaaaaattgGGAAGATGGCCAGTTCTTGTCGGAGACAGCTGGAACGATAATGAGTTCGACTGGGTTGACAGTGTCTACAAATTCCGTAAACTTGGCTATTCCGTGGATTACTTCATCGATTTTAGCATCGGCATCGATCTGAAAAACAGCACGAAGCGCATAATCGAT CTGGACCAAGCATCGCTCGGACTCTCTCGGGAATATCTATCCAAGGGTCTCGATGACAAGATCGTCAAAGCTTACTTCGATTACATGGTCGATATCGCGGTCATACTGGGAGCAAACAAGGAAAGAGCCACCCAGGAACTCAAAGAGTCTCTATATTTTGAAATCAAACTGGCCAAC ATATCGTTGCCCAACGAGGAACGTAGGAATGCCACTCTCCTCTACAACCCCACCACTGTTCGAGAGCTGAACGAACGTTACCCCAGCGTGAACTGGAAAGACTACATCAACCACCTCCTGCCACCGACCGTCCAAGTGGATGAAGATGAAGTTGTCATCGTAAACGTCCCGAAATACATCAGTGACCTCGAGGACCTTATAAAGGTCACCCCTAAGAGAGTCCAGGCAAACTACGTCATGTGGAGAGTCGCCGGAGCCTCGGTCAGTTACTTGAATgaagagataagaaaaagacAGTTGGACTACTCAACCGCGCTGAGCGGCAAAACGGAGAGAGAGGCCAGGTGGAAGGAATGCATAGACATCGTATCTGGAAGCTTATCGATCAGCACCGGTGCTCTGTACGTCAGAAAATACTTCAATGAGAATGCTAAGCAGAATGCCGTTGAAATGGTAGCCGATATCAGGCGGCAGTTTACCAAGATTTTAGAAAAGGTCGAATGGATGGACGAAACGACTAGACGCAGCGCGCTTGAGAAAGCGGCAGCGATGTCCACCCACATTGCCTACCCAGACGAGCTTCTCGACGACAAGAAGTTGGAAGAATTTTACGCGAATTTGGAGCTTAGCCCTGACGACTACATCGGTAGCATTCTCAACCTGACTCTCTTCGGGACCGAGTATTCTTTTGAGAAGCTGAGGAAACCCGTGAACAAAAGCGAATGGATCAGCCATGGCCGTCCGGCGGTAGTGAACGCCTTCTATTCCTCAATCGAGAATAGCATCC AATTTCCGGCTGGTATTCTACAGGGTACTTTCTTCGACAACGACCGTCCCAAGTATATGAATTACGGTGCGATCGGCTTCGTAATTGGACACGAGATAACGCACGGATTCGATGATCAGGGCAGGCAGTTTGACAAGGACGGCAATTTGGTGGACTGGTGGGAGATTGAGACGAAAGACAAATACTTGGAAAAAGCGCAGTGCATCATTAACCAGTACGGAAATTACACCGTAGAGTCAGTTGGACTGAAC GTGAACGGCATTAATACACAGGGAGAAAACATCGCGGATAACGGTGGCATAAAAGAGGCTTACCTAGCTTACAAGGACTGGGTCGAGAGGAATGGTCCCGAGCCGAAATTGCCCGGTCTAAAATACACCCCGGAGCAGATGTTCTGGATCAGTGCGGCGAACACTTGGTGCAGTAAATATCGGCCTGAGTCTATGAAGTTGCGCATTACCACGGGTTTCCACAGCCCGGGAGAATTCAGGGTTTTAGGACCTATGTCGAATATGAAGGAATTCGCTATGGACTTCAATTGCCCACTGGGATCCGTGATGAACCCAGAGCACAAGTGCTCCGTTTGGTAA
- the LOC105683763 gene encoding neprilysin-2 isoform X2, whose protein sequence is MTTNMKQTVIKNPTWWRRRSALERGLTITAVIGVLFCVALAIGLAVIASSAKSCDLANPADNHEILPSTATAALGSNQALRPTVVISKDGNVNAAETYCFTPGCIHTASKVLDNLNPQVEPCDNFYEFSCGGFIEATTIPDDKTSVNSFSVISDKLQDQLRTSIEEPSSADEPKPFTLAKNLYKACMNKTAIEKAGLAPLRNIIEKLGRWPVLVGDSWNDNEFDWVDSVYKFRKLGYSVDYFIDFSIGIDLKNSTKRIIDLDQASLGLSREYLSKGLDDKIVKAYFDYMVDIAVILGANKERATQELKESLYFEIKLANISLPNEERRNATLLYNPTTVRELNERYPSVNWKDYINHLLPPTVQVDEDEVVIVNVPKYISDLEDLIKVTPKRVQANYVMWRVAGASVSYLNEEIRKRQLDYSTALSGKTEREARWKECIDIVSGSLSISTGALYVRKYFNENAKQNAVEMVADIRRQFTKILEKVEWMDETTRRSALEKAAAMSTHIAYPDELLDDKKLEEFYANLELSPDDYIGSILNLTLFGTEYSFEKLRKPVNKSEWISHGRPAVVNAFYSSIENSIQFPAGILQGTFFDNDRPKYMNYGAIGFVIGHEITHGFDDQGRQFDKDGNLVDWWEIETKDKYLEKAQCIINQYGNYTVESVGLNVNGINTQGENIADNGGIKEAYLAYKDWVERNGPEPKLPGLKYTPEQMFWISAANTWCSKYRPESMKLRITTGFHSPGEFRVLGPMSNMKEFAMDFNCPLGSVMNPEHKCSVW, encoded by the exons CGGATAACCATGAGATACTGCCGTCCACAGCTACGGCCGCACTGGGATCCAATCAGGCGTTGAGGCCCACAGTAGTCATATCCAAAGATGGGAATGTCAACGCCGCCGAAACCTATTGTTTCACCCCCGGATGCATTCACACAG CGTCCAAGGTCCTAGACAACCTGAACCCGCAAGTCGAACCCTGCGATAACTTTTACGAATTTTCCTGCGGCGGGTTCATCGAGGCCACTACTATACCCGATGACAAAACTAGCGTCAACAGCTTCTCCGTTATCAGCGACAAGCTTCAGGATCAACTGAGAACGAGCATCGAGGAACCAAGTAGTGCCGATGAACCGAAGCCGTTCACCCTCGCCAAAAACTTGTACAAGGCTTGTATGAATAAGA ctGCTATCGAAAAGGCGGGTCTGGCGCCACTTCGCaatattatagaaaaattgGGAAGATGGCCAGTTCTTGTCGGAGACAGCTGGAACGATAATGAGTTCGACTGGGTTGACAGTGTCTACAAATTCCGTAAACTTGGCTATTCCGTGGATTACTTCATCGATTTTAGCATCGGCATCGATCTGAAAAACAGCACGAAGCGCATAATCGAT CTGGACCAAGCATCGCTCGGACTCTCTCGGGAATATCTATCCAAGGGTCTCGATGACAAGATCGTCAAAGCTTACTTCGATTACATGGTCGATATCGCGGTCATACTGGGAGCAAACAAGGAAAGAGCCACCCAGGAACTCAAAGAGTCTCTATATTTTGAAATCAAACTGGCCAAC ATATCGTTGCCCAACGAGGAACGTAGGAATGCCACTCTCCTCTACAACCCCACCACTGTTCGAGAGCTGAACGAACGTTACCCCAGCGTGAACTGGAAAGACTACATCAACCACCTCCTGCCACCGACCGTCCAAGTGGATGAAGATGAAGTTGTCATCGTAAACGTCCCGAAATACATCAGTGACCTCGAGGACCTTATAAAGGTCACCCCTAAGAGAGTCCAGGCAAACTACGTCATGTGGAGAGTCGCCGGAGCCTCGGTCAGTTACTTGAATgaagagataagaaaaagacAGTTGGACTACTCAACCGCGCTGAGCGGCAAAACGGAGAGAGAGGCCAGGTGGAAGGAATGCATAGACATCGTATCTGGAAGCTTATCGATCAGCACCGGTGCTCTGTACGTCAGAAAATACTTCAATGAGAATGCTAAGCAGAATGCCGTTGAAATGGTAGCCGATATCAGGCGGCAGTTTACCAAGATTTTAGAAAAGGTCGAATGGATGGACGAAACGACTAGACGCAGCGCGCTTGAGAAAGCGGCAGCGATGTCCACCCACATTGCCTACCCAGACGAGCTTCTCGACGACAAGAAGTTGGAAGAATTTTACGCGAATTTGGAGCTTAGCCCTGACGACTACATCGGTAGCATTCTCAACCTGACTCTCTTCGGGACCGAGTATTCTTTTGAGAAGCTGAGGAAACCCGTGAACAAAAGCGAATGGATCAGCCATGGCCGTCCGGCGGTAGTGAACGCCTTCTATTCCTCAATCGAGAATAGCATCC AATTTCCGGCTGGTATTCTACAGGGTACTTTCTTCGACAACGACCGTCCCAAGTATATGAATTACGGTGCGATCGGCTTCGTAATTGGACACGAGATAACGCACGGATTCGATGATCAGGGCAGGCAGTTTGACAAGGACGGCAATTTGGTGGACTGGTGGGAGATTGAGACGAAAGACAAATACTTGGAAAAAGCGCAGTGCATCATTAACCAGTACGGAAATTACACCGTAGAGTCAGTTGGACTGAAC GTGAACGGCATTAATACACAGGGAGAAAACATCGCGGATAACGGTGGCATAAAAGAGGCTTACCTAGCTTACAAGGACTGGGTCGAGAGGAATGGTCCCGAGCCGAAATTGCCCGGTCTAAAATACACCCCGGAGCAGATGTTCTGGATCAGTGCGGCGAACACTTGGTGCAGTAAATATCGGCCTGAGTCTATGAAGTTGCGCATTACCACGGGTTTCCACAGCCCGGGAGAATTCAGGGTTTTAGGACCTATGTCGAATATGAAGGAATTCGCTATGGACTTCAATTGCCCACTGGGATCCGTGATGAACCCAGAGCACAAGTGCTCCGTTTGGTAA
- the LOC105683763 gene encoding neprilysin-2 isoform X3, with amino-acid sequence MTTNMKQTVIKNPTWWRRRSALERGLTITAVIGVLFCVALAIGLAVIASSAKSCDLANPATAALGSNQALRPTVVISKDGNVNAAETYCFTPGCIHTASKVLDNLNPQVEPCDNFYEFSCGGFIEATTIPDDKTSVNSFSVISDKLQDQLRTSIEEPSSADEPKPFTLAKNLYKACMNKTAIEKAGLAPLRNIIEKLGRWPVLVGDSWNDNEFDWVDSVYKFRKLGYSVDYFIDFSIGIDLKNSTKRIIDLDQASLGLSREYLSKGLDDKIVKAYFDYMVDIAVILGANKERATQELKESLYFEIKLANISLPNEERRNATLLYNPTTVRELNERYPSVNWKDYINHLLPPTVQVDEDEVVIVNVPKYISDLEDLIKVTPKRVQANYVMWRVAGASVSYLNEEIRKRQLDYSTALSGKTEREARWKECIDIVSGSLSISTGALYVRKYFNENAKQNAVEMVADIRRQFTKILEKVEWMDETTRRSALEKAAAMSTHIAYPDELLDDKKLEEFYANLELSPDDYIGSILNLTLFGTEYSFEKLRKPVNKSEWISHGRPAVVNAFYSSIENSIQFPAGILQGTFFDNDRPKYMNYGAIGFVIGHEITHGFDDQGRQFDKDGNLVDWWEIETKDKYLEKAQCIINQYGNYTVESVGLNVNGINTQGENIADNGGIKEAYLAYKDWVERNGPEPKLPGLKYTPEQMFWISAANTWCSKYRPESMKLRITTGFHSPGEFRVLGPMSNMKEFAMDFNCPLGSVMNPEHKCSVW; translated from the exons CTACGGCCGCACTGGGATCCAATCAGGCGTTGAGGCCCACAGTAGTCATATCCAAAGATGGGAATGTCAACGCCGCCGAAACCTATTGTTTCACCCCCGGATGCATTCACACAG CGTCCAAGGTCCTAGACAACCTGAACCCGCAAGTCGAACCCTGCGATAACTTTTACGAATTTTCCTGCGGCGGGTTCATCGAGGCCACTACTATACCCGATGACAAAACTAGCGTCAACAGCTTCTCCGTTATCAGCGACAAGCTTCAGGATCAACTGAGAACGAGCATCGAGGAACCAAGTAGTGCCGATGAACCGAAGCCGTTCACCCTCGCCAAAAACTTGTACAAGGCTTGTATGAATAAGA ctGCTATCGAAAAGGCGGGTCTGGCGCCACTTCGCaatattatagaaaaattgGGAAGATGGCCAGTTCTTGTCGGAGACAGCTGGAACGATAATGAGTTCGACTGGGTTGACAGTGTCTACAAATTCCGTAAACTTGGCTATTCCGTGGATTACTTCATCGATTTTAGCATCGGCATCGATCTGAAAAACAGCACGAAGCGCATAATCGAT CTGGACCAAGCATCGCTCGGACTCTCTCGGGAATATCTATCCAAGGGTCTCGATGACAAGATCGTCAAAGCTTACTTCGATTACATGGTCGATATCGCGGTCATACTGGGAGCAAACAAGGAAAGAGCCACCCAGGAACTCAAAGAGTCTCTATATTTTGAAATCAAACTGGCCAAC ATATCGTTGCCCAACGAGGAACGTAGGAATGCCACTCTCCTCTACAACCCCACCACTGTTCGAGAGCTGAACGAACGTTACCCCAGCGTGAACTGGAAAGACTACATCAACCACCTCCTGCCACCGACCGTCCAAGTGGATGAAGATGAAGTTGTCATCGTAAACGTCCCGAAATACATCAGTGACCTCGAGGACCTTATAAAGGTCACCCCTAAGAGAGTCCAGGCAAACTACGTCATGTGGAGAGTCGCCGGAGCCTCGGTCAGTTACTTGAATgaagagataagaaaaagacAGTTGGACTACTCAACCGCGCTGAGCGGCAAAACGGAGAGAGAGGCCAGGTGGAAGGAATGCATAGACATCGTATCTGGAAGCTTATCGATCAGCACCGGTGCTCTGTACGTCAGAAAATACTTCAATGAGAATGCTAAGCAGAATGCCGTTGAAATGGTAGCCGATATCAGGCGGCAGTTTACCAAGATTTTAGAAAAGGTCGAATGGATGGACGAAACGACTAGACGCAGCGCGCTTGAGAAAGCGGCAGCGATGTCCACCCACATTGCCTACCCAGACGAGCTTCTCGACGACAAGAAGTTGGAAGAATTTTACGCGAATTTGGAGCTTAGCCCTGACGACTACATCGGTAGCATTCTCAACCTGACTCTCTTCGGGACCGAGTATTCTTTTGAGAAGCTGAGGAAACCCGTGAACAAAAGCGAATGGATCAGCCATGGCCGTCCGGCGGTAGTGAACGCCTTCTATTCCTCAATCGAGAATAGCATCC AATTTCCGGCTGGTATTCTACAGGGTACTTTCTTCGACAACGACCGTCCCAAGTATATGAATTACGGTGCGATCGGCTTCGTAATTGGACACGAGATAACGCACGGATTCGATGATCAGGGCAGGCAGTTTGACAAGGACGGCAATTTGGTGGACTGGTGGGAGATTGAGACGAAAGACAAATACTTGGAAAAAGCGCAGTGCATCATTAACCAGTACGGAAATTACACCGTAGAGTCAGTTGGACTGAAC GTGAACGGCATTAATACACAGGGAGAAAACATCGCGGATAACGGTGGCATAAAAGAGGCTTACCTAGCTTACAAGGACTGGGTCGAGAGGAATGGTCCCGAGCCGAAATTGCCCGGTCTAAAATACACCCCGGAGCAGATGTTCTGGATCAGTGCGGCGAACACTTGGTGCAGTAAATATCGGCCTGAGTCTATGAAGTTGCGCATTACCACGGGTTTCCACAGCCCGGGAGAATTCAGGGTTTTAGGACCTATGTCGAATATGAAGGAATTCGCTATGGACTTCAATTGCCCACTGGGATCCGTGATGAACCCAGAGCACAAGTGCTCCGTTTGGTAA